The Salvelinus alpinus chromosome 22, SLU_Salpinus.1, whole genome shotgun sequence DNA window TTCCTCAACAAATTTGAGGAGCCGACTAGGCTTACTGAGCCAGTTCATGAACAGGTGAGCGGCTAAAACAGACAGGGTTTGCATACAAATCCTTCTATATACataaatctttaaaaaaaaaaatagatacaGATGATCTGTTTTGTTAGAGAAGTTGACAATAGAGCATGCGTGTgcgtatagtaacacagtaattCACCAAGGTGTCATGAATGACTGTCTCTGGGATGAGGAAAGAAGCACCGGGGAGGTAAATCAACAAATCAAACACCCTCTGATATCATAATCAAATATCCTGAGCAAAActataaatgcaacatgaaaGGGTGTGGGTCccacgtttcatgagctgaaataaaagatcccagaaattttccatacacacaaaaaacgtatttctctgaaattgtgtgcacaaatttgttcacatccctgtaagtgagcatttcccttttgccatgataatccatccacctgacaggtgtggcatatcaagaagctgattaaacagcatgatcattactcttgtgtaccttgtgctggggacaataataaaggccactttaaaatgtgccttttgtcacacaacaaaatgccatAGATATCTCAAGttaagggagtgtgcaattggaatgctgactgcaggaatgtccaccagagctgttgccagagatttaaatgttaatttctctaccataagccgcctccaacgtcattttagagaatttggcagtacgtccatccggtgggtgggcctatgccctcccagtccCATCCATgtctgtgcccctgcccagtcatgtgaaatacatagattatggcctaatgatTTTTCtttcaattgaccgatttccttatatgaactgtaactcagtacaaTCGTTGAAAGTGtcgcatgttgcatttatatttttgttcactataaATAGATTAACAGTGTTGATGCGATGGGTCAAGCTTAGAATTAGCACTCAAAACTTAAGCCTACATCTATAAAGTGATAAACCCAGTTAAATTCCCCTCTAAACTTACCTTTAACTTATGAGTGGTCGGGGTTGCCTCGACTTTGTCCACCAATCTTTATGAACAGAGCACATCCGTCACCTGTTTGTTCATTGATCGACCCGGTCCCTCAGCATCATCGTTGAGATTTATGGTCTTTCAAGGTCCACTCTGTCCCCAGTCGATGACATGCCCCGATCACCATCTGCTCACCCAATTCGTGGCCCTATCCTTGAACAGCGGCTCTCTCGTTGCTCTCACATCATCAGTCGCTGTTCACTGTGCTTCTCCTTTTTCCCATGCAGTGTGTAAATAAAGTTAATAGGCAGCCAACAATAGGCTATTAGTCGGCAGAGGTGGAAGTCAAGAGTGGTGCTGATgaataacaaaaaatgtattggtcacatacacgtggttagcagatgttattgcgagtgtagcgaaatgcttgtgcttctagttctgacagtgcagcaatatctaacatgtaatctaacaattccataacaactacctaataaacacaaatctaagtaaaagaatggaataagaatatataaatatttggatgtgCAAAGatagagcggcataggcaagatgcaataaaatacagtatatacatatgagatcagtgatgcaagatatgtaaacattattaaatttagtagtgatacatttattaaagtgcCCAATGATttcgagtctgtatgtaggcagcagcctctctgtgttagtgatggctgtttaacagtctgatgacctcgATAGAAGCCGTttttcagtcccagctttgatgcacctgtactgacctcgccttctgggtggTAGCGGagagaacaggcagtggctcgggtggttgttgtccttgataacTGAATAACAATCAACTTTATTATTGACTTGGTTTTCAAAAGTCAGCCAAATAACCACAATACAACAAAAAGATTAAAGTAAACACGAGAGGTCAATTCTTTAATGAGCAAAGGCAGAAAATTTAGAAATGGTAATGAGACGGATGTAAGTATTGCGTAATATTGGCCCTTTATTAAGCACTAGAATGTATATATTACATAGCAGTATGGAATGTTTGACCAAAAATGTGTTGCCAGAAAAAAAGGAAAACACAAAACTGAACTCCCTTTCTATATTTTTTTCATTTGGCCTAATGGAGAGAAAGTAGATTGGTGCTTTCCTGGTGTTGCTtcaaatgctgccatctagtgaTGAATTTAATTAACATTCATGACTGAACGACGTATGAATGTCTGCAAACAATAACAATGGTACTTTGAAATAAAAATCttaaaacgagagagagagatgaacgcAGACTTTTTGTAGGCCTTCCCTGATGCTTCATGAGTGCATGGTCAACTGAAGCCACTGCGGAGAAAGCAAAACACAATAAGAGGTGTGGTTATTTAGGTTTAATTTCAGTGCATATATCCAGTCATTAATCTTAAAAATGGTCCCTAAACACACCGTTTAAATGCAGAGCAAATAGTGAAAACTAATTTACCTCCTGGATGTTGACtttgatccttccattaccatcTTTGTCTAGAGTCTTGAAGGCTCCTGAAAATGCACAAAACACTATTACTGAAGGGTAATGAAAAGTAAATAGTCTGAAATCAAGAACATAATTAGCCTGAGCAGGGGAATGTTGAGGATTCACTTACGACACATGGCGTCCAGTCTGACCAGGCACCCAATGAAGTTGTCAAAGTCCATGTTGCCCTGTTCGTCACTGTACCTGCGGACAATCAACTGGAAGAGCTGGTCGTTGAGAGGGAAACCTGCACACGGACATAACAGGAGAGAGACACCAATGAGACCAAATACATATATGCAGGGGAAAAAGCTAGCTTTCATCAGCTGTTTGTTGTCACTGTTATGACGCTGTTATAAAGCCCTTATGATAAAGAAATATGCAATTCTATGTTCCGGTTGTCATGATTTCTAAGCCCACATGCAGATTTGAAGGCAGCGGACAGCTCTCGTGAGGAGATGATCCCTGAGCAGTCTGCATCATTTGATATGTAGATGCCCTGCAACAGAGCGGAAATAAGGTTACACCGAGAGGTCAAAGTTGGCAGCACCTTTTATTAAGAGTGTATTAACATGACATTTATAAACAACATTCTTACAGTAGTGGAGTAAGAGGACTATTGTAAGTTGTATGGGATGTTATATGAATGCCTTGCAAATACATGTAAATCATTTGTAGTTCAAGGCAAACGTTTCACAAAAATGCCCATGATTTAACACAATTGTTAATACAGTGCCGATTGTGAAAAATGGAACAAGAGAACTGAAACTCACCTGCCATTTCTTGATGTTGTTCCATAAAAACTTGAACTCATGGAAACCTAGCTTTCCTGTGCTGTCGCTCTGTGTGCTCAGGGTTAAGGTAAAACTTAATATCAACTACTCtgatagtatagtgtagtatagttcTCCATCCTAATACAAACACTGATGTGGAAGGATACGTCCATGACAGCCACCATGCCCCTGCATGACTCGATGCTAAAGCCGTCAGTCTTCAGGTCACAACCTGAAATGAACACAGACAGACCACTGCTTCAATAGAACAACGTAAACCATTCCATGGAACCAGTCTTGTGCTTAGACTCCATTATGTGTGCAAGAGGAATCTAAATACAagtaaaacgtgtgtgtgtgtgtgtgtgtgtgtgtg harbors:
- the LOC139549086 gene encoding calpain small subunit 1-like codes for the protein MFLAKKLIGGILDVVSNIDPSQFVPSDPPPPRRPLAYAEQNENDEERQFRKVFQQLAGDDMEVSPTELMNILNRIIGKCCDLKTDGFSIESCRGMVAVMDSDSTGKLGFHEFKFLWNNIKKWQGIYISNDADCSGIISSRELSAAFKSACFPLNDQLFQLIVRRYSDEQGNMDFDNFIGCLVRLDAMCRAFKTLDKDGNGRIKVNIQEWLQLTMHS